CGCAGCTGAATCAACCCCAAATCCTGAGGCAGAAGCTGTACCGCTTAATCGATGGGCTCTGCGAACCCCATCGCCAACTGGATACGCTCTACCCCAGCCTTGAATCGGCACTGGACGATGCCATCGGCTGGTTGCAGCAGAGCAACATCAACCCGATCGAACACCCGGTTGGTGTCGAGGTCGTCACGGCGTCTGGTGATTGGCGCACCTTGCGCTCACCGGAGCCGTTGTTTTGCAGCTGGACGCGCTGAACGCCCCTAGTGCATCAAGAGGGGCAGCAGCGGAAACACCGTCGCAAACAAGGTGAGCAGGATGAAACTCCAAATCAGCAGGAGCCCGATTGATTCCTGATCGATTTGGTGCAGGGTTTTCGTGGCCATGGTCGATCACAGTGATCTGAACCAGCCTTAGCGGTGTGGCAGGGACCAACGGATGAGCAGAGATCCCTATCCAAGGCGCAAGGGCGGCGAGTATCACTGCCCTTACTGCTCACCGCTGCCCACCCGCGCGATCCAAGGCGGCAACGGAGCTCCGCACTGCGCCTATTGCGGTGATCCCTTGGTGCGGGAGCCCCATGTCCGGGGAAGCCAGCTCGCGGCCGTGCTGGTGATCAGCGGCTTCCTGGCGCCACTGATCAGCATCCTCTGGCTGGCGACTCAACCGACACCACCCAGGAGGCCTCAGCCCCCTGAGCGACTGGCGACGATCTGGGTCGCGGAGATCCAGGCCCCCGAACGGTCGTAGCGACGGATCAGACGTTGCATGGTGGTCGGAGTCGGCATCCAGCCCGCCTCCAGTTGAAAGGCCTCACGGTGGCTGACCTGAACAGGCCGCAGATTGAAGCCAGCGTCGGGCAACAGTTGTAACTGGTGTTCCTGGGCGCCGTCCACACCCCCGATGCAGCTCGAGAGCAGTGAACCGGAGAGCTCGCTCTGCTGCTGACCGATCTGTGTCCGAATCGAAAAGCCCTGGCTATCAGAGGTCGTGATCTGGAAGGCGGCCTGCTCGAGGCTCGGTTCAGGCCAATCCGCGCTGATCGTTGAGGCTTGTCCGCTCCACTCACCAGCCAACGACTCCAGGCTGGCGGGGGGCTGCTCTTGCCCCGTTCCATCGGTACGGAACTCCCGGATCAGCACCAACTGGCTGAAGCGTCCGTCCTTGGCATGCAGCTGCACCAAGCGGTGGCGACGGTCCTGATCGACAAACCCAAATTCGCCTCCGAACTCAGCACAGGGGGACACCTGCATGCTGCCCTTGCAGAAGGTGCCGTTGTCGAAGAAGACCACCTGCTTGCCGAGGTTTCGGTAGTCCTGAGCCATCTCATGGATGGGCTCACCCTCGACTCCCTCTGGCCCAAAGCGGCGCAGCCTGAAGTGCACCAACCGTTCCTCATCACCCGCTTGCAGAGTCAGGATCGAAGCAGTGGTGTCTGCGATGGAGCCATCGTCGGCGAGCCCACAAAAGGTTCCACGCCACTCCCCCAGGTTGCTCAGAAAGTTGTTCCACTGGCTCGCCATGGAGTCGGCTGAGGTCGCGTTGCGGAAACTAGGCCTTGCGTCCGGGGAGCGCGAGTGGGGGTCGGTTTCCTGCCCACCGTCCCCCCTTGGCTTCAGGCCCTGGCTGGGGAGATTCTGGTCTTCACGTTGTGATCAGAACCGTGGTGCTTCAGGCGGAACAGGGTCAAATCCAGATCCATACCGAGAACATCTTTCCGATCATCAAGAAGGCTGTCTACAGCGGCCATGAGGTGTTCCTGCGGGAACTGGTCAGCAATGGCGTGGACGCCATCAGCAAGCGCCGCATGGCCTCAATGGCTGGCGACTGCAGCGAAGGGCCCGAAGGCAAGATCAGCATTCGTATTGACCGCGAAGCCAAGATCCTCACCATTTCCGACAACGGCATCGGCATGACCGCCGATGAGGTGAAGCGCTACATCAACCAAGTCGCCTTCTCCAGCGCGGAGGACTTCCTCGAGAAGTACAAGCAGGAGTCCGACGCGATCATTGGCCACTTCGGCCTCGGCTTCTACTCGAGCTTCATGGTCGCCAAACAGGTGGAGCTGCTCACGCGCTCCGCCCGTGGCGAGGCTGAGGCCGTCCGCTGGAGCTGCGACGGTTCACCCAACTTCAGCCTCGAGGCCGCCGAGCGGTCCGAGCCTGGTACGGACGTGATCCTCCACCTGATGGAGGAAGAAGAGGAATACATCGAGCCGGCTCGCATCCGGACGCTGATCACCACCTATTGCGACTTCATGCCGGTGGAGGTCCAGATGGAGGGCGAAACCGTCAACAAGCGGGAAGCCCCCTGGCGCAAGAGTCCCCGCGAGCTCACGGATGAGGACTACATCGAGCTCTACCGCTACCTCTATCCCTTCCAGGGAGACCCGCTGCTCTGGGTTCACCTCAACACGGACTATCCCTACAACCTCCAGGGGATCCTCTATTTCCCGAAATCAACCGGCCGGGCTGACTGGGAAAAGGGCGAAATCAAGCTCTACTGCAACCAGGTCTTCGTCAGCGACTCCATCAAGGAAGTCGTTCCCCGCTATCTCCTCCCGCTGCGGGGTGTGATCGATTCCCCGGACATCCCGTTGAACGTCAGCCGCTCCGCCCTCCAGACGGACCGCCGCGTGCGCTCCATCGGCAACTTCGTCGCCAAGAAGGTCGGCGACCGGCTGAAGGAATTGCATCGGGACGAGCCCAAGCGCTACGCCGAGATCTGGGAATCCCTGGCACCGTTCATCAAGATCGGCGCCATGGAAGACGAGAAATTCGCCGACCAGGTGGCCGAACTCGTCCTCTTCGGCACCACAGCCGCTTCCGCCGAGGGCGACAACGCCGACCCGATTGCCGCTGAAGCGGGCAAGTCCTTCACGACCCTGGGGGGCTATCGCTCGCGCCTGAGCAGCGACAACGACAAGCGCATCCTCTACTGCACCGACGAGGCCGGTCAGGCGGGAGCTCTCGCGCTTTGGAAGAGCCAAGGGGCAGAGGTGCTGTTGGCGGACACCTTCATCGACACCCAATTCATCCCCTGGTTGGAATACCGCCATGAGGAGCTGAAGTTCCAGCGGGTCGATAGTGAACTGGACGATTCGCTCCAGGAGAAGGAGAGCGAACTCAGTGACGCCGAGGGCAAAGACAGCTCAGAGAAGCTGCGGGATCTCTTCAAGGCGGCACTTGCCAACGACAAGGTGACGATCCAGGTTCAAGCCCTCAAGGGCGAGAACGCACCTGCCGCACTCATCCTGCTGCCAGAGCAAATGCGCCGGATGAACGACATGGGCGCACTGATGGAACAGCGACTGCCCGGTCTGCCGGACCATCACGTCTTGTTGGTGAACCGCAAGCACCGCCTGGTCGAGGGGCTGATCAAGCTCTCTGCCGGATCGGTCCTGACGGGAACCGGCACCAGCCCCAGTCAGGAACTGGCGGACAACCTCGGCCGTCACCTCTATGAGATGGCCCGCCTGGCCGTCGGAGGCCTGGAGCCCAACGAACTCGCCGGTTTCCAGCAACGCAGCTGTGACCTGATGGGTCAACTGATGGAGCGCGGTCTCTAAGCCAGCCGCTCAGGAGCCCCCGGGTTTGACATCCCCAGGGCTCTGGGGGATGGTGGAGATTGCCTGTCTGGGCTGGCTAACCCTCAGCAGCCCAGGGCCGATCTTGCTGGACTCCACTGGTTTTGCACGGCCCTAGGGACAGGTGTTCCCTGCCGATCTCGCGTGCCCAGCTCGTTTGTCCTCGTCTACCACCGGTCTCCCTTTGATGAGGTCATCAACGCGGACGGAAGCCGGCAGTGGCAGGACCAGAAGAGCCCGAACGGCATCATTCCCACCCTGCGCAACCTCTTCCGCTCCCATCCCTCCGGCACTTGGATTGCCTGGCGGCAGAACGAGGATCCCGCAGCCGAAGACGAAACCCTGACCATCGAGGAGCCCATCGCGATTCGCTTGCGGCGGATCCCGCTCCGTCAAGAGCAGATCGGCAGCTTCTATCACGTCACCTCAAAGGAGTCGATCTGGCCGATTCTCCACAGCTTCCCGAGCTTTTTCGAGGTCAATAACGCCGACTGGCAGACCTTCAAAGACGTCAACCAGCG
This DNA window, taken from Synechococcus sp. LTW-R, encodes the following:
- the htpG gene encoding molecular chaperone HtpG → MLQAEQGQIQIHTENIFPIIKKAVYSGHEVFLRELVSNGVDAISKRRMASMAGDCSEGPEGKISIRIDREAKILTISDNGIGMTADEVKRYINQVAFSSAEDFLEKYKQESDAIIGHFGLGFYSSFMVAKQVELLTRSARGEAEAVRWSCDGSPNFSLEAAERSEPGTDVILHLMEEEEEYIEPARIRTLITTYCDFMPVEVQMEGETVNKREAPWRKSPRELTDEDYIELYRYLYPFQGDPLLWVHLNTDYPYNLQGILYFPKSTGRADWEKGEIKLYCNQVFVSDSIKEVVPRYLLPLRGVIDSPDIPLNVSRSALQTDRRVRSIGNFVAKKVGDRLKELHRDEPKRYAEIWESLAPFIKIGAMEDEKFADQVAELVLFGTTAASAEGDNADPIAAEAGKSFTTLGGYRSRLSSDNDKRILYCTDEAGQAGALALWKSQGAEVLLADTFIDTQFIPWLEYRHEELKFQRVDSELDDSLQEKESELSDAEGKDSSEKLRDLFKAALANDKVTIQVQALKGENAPAALILLPEQMRRMNDMGALMEQRLPGLPDHHVLLVNRKHRLVEGLIKLSAGSVLTGTGTSPSQELADNLGRHLYEMARLAVGGLEPNELAGFQQRSCDLMGQLMERGL
- a CDS encoding DUF3598 family protein — protein: MASQWNNFLSNLGEWRGTFCGLADDGSIADTTASILTLQAGDEERLVHFRLRRFGPEGVEGEPIHEMAQDYRNLGKQVVFFDNGTFCKGSMQVSPCAEFGGEFGFVDQDRRHRLVQLHAKDGRFSQLVLIREFRTDGTGQEQPPASLESLAGEWSGQASTISADWPEPSLEQAAFQITTSDSQGFSIRTQIGQQQSELSGSLLSSCIGGVDGAQEHQLQLLPDAGFNLRPVQVSHREAFQLEAGWMPTPTTMQRLIRRYDRSGAWISATQIVASRSGG